One Gossypium raimondii isolate GPD5lz chromosome 3, ASM2569854v1, whole genome shotgun sequence genomic window carries:
- the LOC105794077 gene encoding uncharacterized protein LOC105794077, with protein sequence MATVLDSHFLALTAIVTLGYQIFFFIITALLKFDKVTDFAGSTNFVIIAVLTLIIKGSWHFRQVVLTSLVVIWGLRLAIFLLMRILQWGEDRRFDEMRSNLGKLTVFWIFQAVWVWTVTLPVTVVNASDRDPSVQAEDIIGWIMWSVGISFEAAADQQKLSFKNSPENRGKWCNVGVWKYSRHPNYFGEIFLWWGIFVASTPILEGAEWLVILGPIFLTLLLLFVSGLPLLEESADKKFGNVAAYRIYKETTSPLIPLPQSVYGNLPLWFKAIFLFEFPFYSRS encoded by the exons ATGGCAACTGTTTTAGATTCCCATTTCTTAGCTCTAACTGCCATTGTAACt TTGGgatatcaaatatttttctttataatcaCCGCTCTTCTCAAGTTCGATAAAGTCACTGACTTTGCAG GAAGCACGAATTTTGTTATAATTGCTGTGTTGACTCTGATAATTAAAGGATCATGGCATTTTCGTCAG GTAGTATTGACTTCGCTTGTAGTAATATGGGGGCTACGGTTGGCAATTTTTCTATTGATGAG AATTTTGCAATGGGGCGAGGATCGACGTTTTGATGAGATGCGCAGTAATTTGGGGAAATTAACAGTTTTCTGGATATTTCAG GCTGTCTGGGTCTGGACCGTGACTTTACCTGTAACCGTGGTTAATGCTAGTGATAGAGATCCATCGGTTCAGGCTGAAGACATCATAGGGTGGATTATGTGGTCAGTGGGTATCTCTTTTGAAGCTGCAGCTGACCAGCAAAAGCTTTCTTTCAAAAATTCCCCTGAAAACAGAGGAAAGTGGTGCAATGTTGGAGTATGGAAATACTCTCGCCATCCAAACTATTTTGGTGAG ATTTTTCTTTGGTGGGGAATTTTCGTTGCCTCTACTCCTATACTTGAAGGTGCTGAATGGCTGGTGATTCTTGGGCCAATCTTTCTGACATTGCTGCTTCTTTTTGTTAGTGGCCTACCATTGCTCGAG GAGTCTGCAGACAAGAAATTCGGGAATGTTGCTGCATATAGGATTTACAAGGAAACAACTAG CCCTCTCATTCCACTGCCACAATCAGTATATGGGAACCTACCGTTATGGTTCAAAGCCATTTTTCTCTTTGAATTTCCTTTTTACAGTCGGAGTTAG